Genomic window (Cryptococcus deuterogattii R265 chromosome 7, complete sequence):
TAGAACACTGACAGCCTGAGATAGGTTTCCTCTCCGCAATTACTTGTTCATGTGAGTGGCAAATATTCCCCTTTaattctccttttccacttcATCCCTGCTTCGTATTATTAGCGGCTCCTACACCTGATTGGCGAAATGCAATTTTCCCTCCAACAAGAGACTGACTTGGCCtagtgaaagagaaggtcaaccagaggaagataaCTCTGTAACCAACAGACTGAAAAGGCTGGCGGATCAGTACAAGGAAAGCGGAACCAGGCGTTCCGTTGAAGCTATCATGGTGGTCACAGTGGGTATTTCGCTTGGTTCATCTGGGGCTTTGCTAATTCTTCCCTTGTAGGTCCATGGATTTCCCCATGTGCTTGTCTTGCAGGTTGCCAATGCCTTCTACAAACTGTACGTGATCAGTATGTTCTGTAATCAGCAAGTTTGATGACAACAGATAAGTCCTGGTGGCTACCTAGACCCGTCCGAGTCAGATGCAGAAGGTCTCATCACTCGTCTCAATGAACAGCTTGGTGTACCCGTAACCACACTCAAAGGGAAAAGCGAGGACGACCTCCCGCGTACTGTTTGGCTTGCTCCTGAAGGGGGAAGGGATTGGGAAGTGAGAGACTGTCTAAGTATATGGTACAGGCCACACTTCGACACCTTCTTGGTGAGTATTTAGTGTTTTGTGTCGATGACGACGGTCGGCATTTAACCAACGTACTATTTACCCTTTTCAGTATCCGTATGCCCCGGCGCATGTGTCTTATCCTAAAGAGTGTAAAAAGATTTACCTTGTAAATCTACCACCTAACAGTATGCTTATAATCTGACAGGCATCCAAAAGTGCTAAATAGCCAACTTACCCAATGTAGAAACTTTTGCAGTTCCAGCAAATATGAAGCTTCACGCCATTCCTATTTTTGAATTTTACGACAATGCAGCCCGTTATGGTCCTCAATTTGCGGGAATTCCATATATTCTGAGCAAGTAAGTGTCATATGTGGAGCAAACCCGCCAACCAAGCGTGAGACCATCAAAGTGGATTGGCAAAATAGCAGTAATCTTGAGCAAACCGATTCAGGAACTGACATCGAGCTCTTTTATAGGTTTGTCATGTCTGAACCTGAGGCTTGCAAGGAAGACGAGCACAAAGTCTACAAAGCTGTGGTTCCAAGCAGCCTTTGAAATGAAAAGTGACAAAATAGCCCCTTGACGCTTGACGTCAAGGACTGCTGAGGCACAAGGAGTTGACAATGGCTAGGGAGCGTCCCGTCGTCCGTCAGTCTCCTCTTGTCGTCGTCGTTAGTTGTCATTCGGTAATACGTATT
Coding sequences:
- a CDS encoding cleavage and polyadenylation specificity factor subunit 5, with protein sequence MYDTIEAFPLRNYLFIEREGQPEEDNSVTNRLKRLADQYKESGTRRSVEAIMVVTVHGFPHVLVLQVANAFYKLPGGYLDPSESDAEGLITRLNEQLGVPVTTLKGKSEDDLPRTVWLAPEGGRDWEVRDCLSIWYRPHFDTFLYPYAPAHVSYPKECKKIYLVNLPPNKTFAVPANMKLHAIPIFEFYDNAARYGPQFAGIPYILSKFVMSEPEACKEDEHKVYKAVVPSSL